Proteins from one Xiphophorus hellerii strain 12219 chromosome 8, Xiphophorus_hellerii-4.1, whole genome shotgun sequence genomic window:
- the LOC116724250 gene encoding proline-rich protein 36 isoform X2, with amino-acid sequence MVSKEPNHLLTGQSNGKSTLADKLPGTMTVRSVLLNRDSPDIESRLKRRRNRTHQVRFKDLEDGSSSSGNSATGENNTRQRTAKDRDSPHPLRKHNTMSPQPWTDRPHTEGLLGQTSVVGAVRGDMASTIEKVAAFLARAPPHPLTPGPTRRCWVPPQSNSLTLPMTRRPSTSTSTAIQTSPCLKKPQSLSSTHARSQSTGDSVGVDGDDEHDSQDEYLSHNHVLLGSKDQSRPLSCGDKTVVERRSKVSKTEIKSGVMVKPSRHSCPPSVLHNSDLCHSSSVSCRDGPKRQGSSTPSVVRRRKRLSRTTSDPGKEVHFCTTPTQTESPPRSPPPTNTKLCTTEVQTEGPSSPPASKHCTTQSQNERKHQSLNLSDEHCSTQIQTTNSCRTLPQNVEQCTPQKQANSPCPSSPNHKPCTTQLPTCSSVASPPLVASPSLHSDIQVSASAAENPPTTKISTVPYCTSPPTPANAPLQITEKGYKAASSSPTKPESVTNPPPNILPISSTPAPSAAQSPIPYYTVLSPPTPPSKTAACSSPSFTAPQSSSYNCISPVSISSSSLTCSTPTPNVSTILTSCEPNKQPNAVPNVRHQQPPSGPTNNVSLTNLTPCTIVTQTALSCTSISYYTSTHPGGPHTPQINQTSPSYTTVIQTVSHCNIPYQTVQNNPPASTGITLYPSPVPRLESCTSPPPIVKAYVSTLQNTQACGTPTKAVPLYSSKFRAAPPYTPPSQAPYNAQDKRGIRLPPPPPPPPPYTPRKKGSEPAVATALTPMLRTESKANEKGMEREEKKEDTMDMKCTDSPKFCGRPSSLKHRAQTPPVAVMKGERRSSTSSPAKACFKPSCLSSAQAQLGVLHKMLCSGASVRPNTPNSQHSLPPNQQGCSGARGCSASGGQPATGPLSPTKADTLRQVQEILGGLMSGARCKLDPSRVTEKLLSPNGPLHDIRSLQNQLHSLEGVLETSQNTIKVLLDVIQDLEKKEAERDGHSYRTGQDIENCGTCRDCACIIYSVEHDFRLQEGQVVRTWKVGDPPEGSPQTPTSQATTPQQQDSPQLMRPPASTKKNRKKCFWFL; translated from the exons ATGGTGAGCAAGGAGCCTAATCACTTGCTCACAGGCCAAAGCAACGGCAAGAGCACCTTGGCGGACAAACTGCCTGGAACAATGACTGTACGCTCTGTGCTGCTTAATCGAGACTCACCAGATATTGAAAGTCGCCTCAAGCGCCGTCGCAACCGCACCCATCAGGTTCGCTTCAAAGACCTTGAGGATGGCAGTAGCAGTAGTGGCAACAGTGCAACAGGGGAAAATAACACCCGTCAACGGACTGCCAAGGACCGTGACAGCCCACATCCTCTCCGGAAACACAACACCATGTCCCCTCAGCCATGGACAGACAGACCACACACTGAGGGCCTACTTGGTCAAACCTCTGTGGTGGGGGCTGTGCGTGGGGATATGGCAAGTACAATAGAAAAGGTGGCTGCTTTTTTAGCACGAGCCCCACCTCATCCACTAACACCTGGTCCTACACGCAGATGTTGGGTGCCACCACAGTCTAACTCTCTAACTTTACCAATGACACGAAGACCCAGTACAAGCACCAGCACAGCCATTCAGACTTCACCATGCCTCAAAAAACCTCAGTCTCTCTCATCCACCCATGCACGTAGCCAAAGCACTGGGGACTCAGTTGGTGTGGATGGAGATGATGAGCATGACTCTCAAGATGAGTACCTTAGCCACAACCATGTGCTGCTTGGGTCCAAAGATCAGAGTAGACCTCTGAGCTGTGGGGATAAAACTGTGGTAGAACGAAGATCTAAAGTATCAAAGACAGAAATTAAGTCAGGTGTTATGGTAAAACCATCCAGACACAGCTGTCCACCTTCAGTTCTTCACAATAGTGATCTGTGTCACAGTTCTTCAGTATCTTGTCGAGATGGTCCCAAGCGCCAGGGAAGTAGCACTCCTTCAGTAGTAAGGAGGAGAAAGCGCCTAAGCCGGACAACAAGTGATCCTGGAAAAGAAGTGCACTTCTGCACCACTCCCACACAAACTGAAAGCCCCCCTCGATCGCCTCCTCCTACAAATACCAAACTGTGTACAACTGAAGTTCAAACTGAGGGTCCATCTTCACCTCCAGCTTCAAAGCATTGCACCACCCAAAGTCAAAATGAACGTAAACATCAGTCTCTAAATTTGAGTGACGAACACTGCTCAACACAAATTCAAACCACTAATTCTTGTCGAACCCTACCTCAAAATGTTGAGCAGTGTACCcctcaaaaacaagcaaactctCCATGTCCATCTTCCCCAAATCATAAACCTTGCACTACACAATTGCCAACTTGTAGCTCTGTTGCCTCTCCACCTTTAGTTGCATCACCCAGCTTACATTCTGACATACAAGTGTCTGCTTCTGCAGCTGAAAACCCTCCCACCACCAAAATTTCTACTGTGCCTTACTGTACTTCTCCTCCAACACCGGCAAATGCACCACTACAAATCACTGAAAAAGGCTATAAGGCAGCTTCTTCATCTCCTACTAAGCCAGAAAGTGTCACTAATCCTCCACCAAACATCCTACCTATTTCCTCCACTCCTGCACCTTCTGCTGCCCAAAGCCCTATTCCTTATTATACTGTTTTGTCTCCACCAACACCACCCAGCAAAACTGCTGCTTGCTCAAGTCCTTCCTTTACTGCCCCTCAGTCCTCATCATATAACTGCATATCCCCAGTATCAATATCATCCTCTTCCTTAACCTGTTCCACCCCTACTCCAAATGTAAGCACCATTTTAACATCTTGTGAACCTAACAAACAGCCCAATGCTGTCCCAAATGTAAGACATCAACAACCACCATCAGGTCCAACAAATAATGTATCACTCACAAACCTCACACCCTGTACAATTGTGACTCAGACTGCCCTGTCTTGCACATCCATATCATATTACACCAGTACTCATCCAGGTGGACCCCACACACCCCAGATTAATCAAACATCACCTTCTTACACCACTGTTATACAAACAGTATCTCATTGTAACATACCGTACCAAACAGTGCAAAACAACCCCCCTGCCAGCACTGGGATAACCCTTTATCCCTCCCCTGTCCCTAGACTTGAATCGTGCACTTCTCCACCTCCAATTGTGAAAGCATATGTGTCCACTCTTCAGAATACTCAAGCTTGTGGGACTCCAACTAAAGCTGTTCCTTTGTACTCTTCAAAATTTCGTGCTGCACCACCATACACTCCCCCTTCTCAAGCCCCCTATAATGCTCAGGATAAGAGGGGCATTCGacttccacctcctcctccaccacctcctccctACACACCACGGAAAAAAGGAAGTGAACCTGCAGTTGCCACAGCCCTAACACCCATGCTCAGGACAGAGAGCAAGGCCAATGAAAAAGGTATGGAGAGGGAAGAGAAAAAGGAGGATACAATGGATATGAAGTGTACAGACTCACCCAAGTTCTGTGGGAGACCCAGTTCTCTGAAGCACAGAGCTCAAACTCCGCCAGTTGCTGTGATGAAGGGAGAGAGGCGCTCCTCTACCTCCTCCCCTGCCAAGGCCTGTTTTAAGCCCAGCTGTCTTAGCTCAGCCCAGGCTCAGCTTGGGGTGCTACACAAAATGCTCTGCTCAGGAGCCAGCGTCAGGCCCAACACACCAAACAGCCAACACTCGCTGCCACCTAACCAGCAGGGCTGCTCTGGTGCCAGGGGCTGCTCTGCCTCTGGGGGTCAGCCTGCAACTGGGCCGCTGAGTCCCACAAAAGCTGACACTTTAAGACAGGTTCAGGAAATTCTTGGAGGGTTGATGTCTGGGGCCAGGTGTAAACTGGACCCATCACGGGTGACGGAAAAGCTCCTGAGTCCCAATGGACCCCTGCATGATATTCGTAGCTTGCAGAACCAGCTTCACAGTCTGGAGGGTGTCCTGGAGACAAGCCAGAATACGATTAAGGTCCTGCTGGATGTCATTCAAGACCTTGAGAAAAAGGAAGCAGAGAGAGATGG ACATTCCTACAGAACGGGGCAGGACATTGAGAACTGTGGGACCTGCAGAGACTGCGCCTGCATCATCTACAG
- the LOC116724250 gene encoding proline-rich protein 36 isoform X1: MVSKEPNHLLTGQSNGKSTLADKLPGTMTVRSVLLNRDSPDIESRLKRRRNRTHQVRFKDLEDGSSSSGNSATGENNTRQRTAKDRDSPHPLRKHNTMSPQPWTDRPHTEGLLGQTSVVGAVRGDMASTIEKVAAFLARAPPHPLTPGPTRRCWVPPQSNSLTLPMTRRPSTSTSTAIQTSPCLKKPQSLSSTHARSQSTGDSVGVDGDDEHDSQDEYLSHNHVLLGSKDQSRPLSCGDKTVVERRSKVSKTEIKSGVMVKPSRHSCPPSVLHNSDLCHSSSVSCRDGPKRQGSSTPSVVRRRKRLSRTTSDPGKEVHFCTTPTQTESPPRSPPPTNTKLCTTEVQTEGPSSPPASKHCTTQSQNERKHQSLNLSDEHCSTQIQTTNSCRTLPQNVEQCTPQKQANSPCPSSPNHKPCTTQLPTCSSVASPPLVASPSLHSDIQVSASAAENPPTTKISTVPYCTSPPTPANAPLQITEKGYKAASSSPTKPESVTNPPPNILPISSTPAPSAAQSPIPYYTVLSPPTPPSKTAACSSPSFTAPQSSSYNCISPVSISSSSLTCSTPTPNVSTILTSCEPNKQPNAVPNVRHQQPPSGPTNNVSLTNLTPCTIVTQTALSCTSISYYTSTHPGGPHTPQINQTSPSYTTVIQTVSHCNIPYQTVQNNPPASTGITLYPSPVPRLESCTSPPPIVKAYVSTLQNTQACGTPTKAVPLYSSKFRAAPPYTPPSQAPYNAQDKRGIRLPPPPPPPPPYTPRKKGSEPAVATALTPMLRTESKANEKGMEREEKKEDTMDMKCTDSPKFCGRPSSLKHRAQTPPVAVMKGERRSSTSSPAKACFKPSCLSSAQAQLGVLHKMLCSGASVRPNTPNSQHSLPPNQQGCSGARGCSASGGQPATGPLSPTKADTLRQVQEILGGLMSGARCKLDPSRVTEKLLSPNGPLHDIRSLQNQLHSLEGVLETSQNTIKVLLDVIQDLEKKEAERDGRHSYRTGQDIENCGTCRDCACIIYSVEHDFRLQEGQVVRTWKVGDPPEGSPQTPTSQATTPQQQDSPQLMRPPASTKKNRKKCFWFL; encoded by the exons ATGGTGAGCAAGGAGCCTAATCACTTGCTCACAGGCCAAAGCAACGGCAAGAGCACCTTGGCGGACAAACTGCCTGGAACAATGACTGTACGCTCTGTGCTGCTTAATCGAGACTCACCAGATATTGAAAGTCGCCTCAAGCGCCGTCGCAACCGCACCCATCAGGTTCGCTTCAAAGACCTTGAGGATGGCAGTAGCAGTAGTGGCAACAGTGCAACAGGGGAAAATAACACCCGTCAACGGACTGCCAAGGACCGTGACAGCCCACATCCTCTCCGGAAACACAACACCATGTCCCCTCAGCCATGGACAGACAGACCACACACTGAGGGCCTACTTGGTCAAACCTCTGTGGTGGGGGCTGTGCGTGGGGATATGGCAAGTACAATAGAAAAGGTGGCTGCTTTTTTAGCACGAGCCCCACCTCATCCACTAACACCTGGTCCTACACGCAGATGTTGGGTGCCACCACAGTCTAACTCTCTAACTTTACCAATGACACGAAGACCCAGTACAAGCACCAGCACAGCCATTCAGACTTCACCATGCCTCAAAAAACCTCAGTCTCTCTCATCCACCCATGCACGTAGCCAAAGCACTGGGGACTCAGTTGGTGTGGATGGAGATGATGAGCATGACTCTCAAGATGAGTACCTTAGCCACAACCATGTGCTGCTTGGGTCCAAAGATCAGAGTAGACCTCTGAGCTGTGGGGATAAAACTGTGGTAGAACGAAGATCTAAAGTATCAAAGACAGAAATTAAGTCAGGTGTTATGGTAAAACCATCCAGACACAGCTGTCCACCTTCAGTTCTTCACAATAGTGATCTGTGTCACAGTTCTTCAGTATCTTGTCGAGATGGTCCCAAGCGCCAGGGAAGTAGCACTCCTTCAGTAGTAAGGAGGAGAAAGCGCCTAAGCCGGACAACAAGTGATCCTGGAAAAGAAGTGCACTTCTGCACCACTCCCACACAAACTGAAAGCCCCCCTCGATCGCCTCCTCCTACAAATACCAAACTGTGTACAACTGAAGTTCAAACTGAGGGTCCATCTTCACCTCCAGCTTCAAAGCATTGCACCACCCAAAGTCAAAATGAACGTAAACATCAGTCTCTAAATTTGAGTGACGAACACTGCTCAACACAAATTCAAACCACTAATTCTTGTCGAACCCTACCTCAAAATGTTGAGCAGTGTACCcctcaaaaacaagcaaactctCCATGTCCATCTTCCCCAAATCATAAACCTTGCACTACACAATTGCCAACTTGTAGCTCTGTTGCCTCTCCACCTTTAGTTGCATCACCCAGCTTACATTCTGACATACAAGTGTCTGCTTCTGCAGCTGAAAACCCTCCCACCACCAAAATTTCTACTGTGCCTTACTGTACTTCTCCTCCAACACCGGCAAATGCACCACTACAAATCACTGAAAAAGGCTATAAGGCAGCTTCTTCATCTCCTACTAAGCCAGAAAGTGTCACTAATCCTCCACCAAACATCCTACCTATTTCCTCCACTCCTGCACCTTCTGCTGCCCAAAGCCCTATTCCTTATTATACTGTTTTGTCTCCACCAACACCACCCAGCAAAACTGCTGCTTGCTCAAGTCCTTCCTTTACTGCCCCTCAGTCCTCATCATATAACTGCATATCCCCAGTATCAATATCATCCTCTTCCTTAACCTGTTCCACCCCTACTCCAAATGTAAGCACCATTTTAACATCTTGTGAACCTAACAAACAGCCCAATGCTGTCCCAAATGTAAGACATCAACAACCACCATCAGGTCCAACAAATAATGTATCACTCACAAACCTCACACCCTGTACAATTGTGACTCAGACTGCCCTGTCTTGCACATCCATATCATATTACACCAGTACTCATCCAGGTGGACCCCACACACCCCAGATTAATCAAACATCACCTTCTTACACCACTGTTATACAAACAGTATCTCATTGTAACATACCGTACCAAACAGTGCAAAACAACCCCCCTGCCAGCACTGGGATAACCCTTTATCCCTCCCCTGTCCCTAGACTTGAATCGTGCACTTCTCCACCTCCAATTGTGAAAGCATATGTGTCCACTCTTCAGAATACTCAAGCTTGTGGGACTCCAACTAAAGCTGTTCCTTTGTACTCTTCAAAATTTCGTGCTGCACCACCATACACTCCCCCTTCTCAAGCCCCCTATAATGCTCAGGATAAGAGGGGCATTCGacttccacctcctcctccaccacctcctccctACACACCACGGAAAAAAGGAAGTGAACCTGCAGTTGCCACAGCCCTAACACCCATGCTCAGGACAGAGAGCAAGGCCAATGAAAAAGGTATGGAGAGGGAAGAGAAAAAGGAGGATACAATGGATATGAAGTGTACAGACTCACCCAAGTTCTGTGGGAGACCCAGTTCTCTGAAGCACAGAGCTCAAACTCCGCCAGTTGCTGTGATGAAGGGAGAGAGGCGCTCCTCTACCTCCTCCCCTGCCAAGGCCTGTTTTAAGCCCAGCTGTCTTAGCTCAGCCCAGGCTCAGCTTGGGGTGCTACACAAAATGCTCTGCTCAGGAGCCAGCGTCAGGCCCAACACACCAAACAGCCAACACTCGCTGCCACCTAACCAGCAGGGCTGCTCTGGTGCCAGGGGCTGCTCTGCCTCTGGGGGTCAGCCTGCAACTGGGCCGCTGAGTCCCACAAAAGCTGACACTTTAAGACAGGTTCAGGAAATTCTTGGAGGGTTGATGTCTGGGGCCAGGTGTAAACTGGACCCATCACGGGTGACGGAAAAGCTCCTGAGTCCCAATGGACCCCTGCATGATATTCGTAGCTTGCAGAACCAGCTTCACAGTCTGGAGGGTGTCCTGGAGACAAGCCAGAATACGATTAAGGTCCTGCTGGATGTCATTCAAGACCTTGAGAAAAAGGAAGCAGAGAGAGATGG AAGACATTCCTACAGAACGGGGCAGGACATTGAGAACTGTGGGACCTGCAGAGACTGCGCCTGCATCATCTACAG